In the Rhizophagus irregularis chromosome 8, complete sequence genome, one interval contains:
- a CDS encoding rRNA (cytosine-C5-)-methyltransferase nop2, translated as MDQFVLPDNQLLGKEQVETEDLPVISQRIQDIIEVLNNFKELGDHERGRSAYVEQLIKDMAVYYGYSEYLLEKLFNLFSVSEALEFFEANEVPRPVTIRTNTLRTRRRDLAQALINRGVNLEPIGKWTKVGLTIFDSTVPVGATPEYLAGHYILQSASSFLPVMALAPQENEKILDMASAPGGKSTYIAALMKNTGIIFANDSNKERTKGLVSNIHRLGIKNTVVCNYDGREFPTVLGGFDRVLLDAPCSGTGVISKDPSVKINKTEKDFILLPHLQKELLLSAIDSVDAKSSKGGYIVYSTCSVTVEENEAVVNYALKKRPNVKLVLTGLDFGREGFTNYRGKVFHPSLKLTRRFYPHVHNMDGFFVSKFKKFSNKYELKRKNDDEDHKVSKTKIDK; from the exons atGGATCAATTCGTTTTGCCAGATAATCAATTACTTGGTAAAGAGCAAGTTGAAACAGAAGATTTACCAGTTATTTCGCAACGAATTCAAGATATAATAGAAGtgcttaataattttaaagagcTAGGAGATCATGAAAG AGGAAGATCTGCTTATGTCGAACAACTTATTAAAGATATGGCAGTATACTATGGATATTCGGAGTATTTGTtagaaaaactttttaatttattttctgtaTCTGAg GCTTTGGAATTTTTTGAAGCAAATGAAGTTCCAAGACCAGTCACAATACGAACAAATACATTGCGAACACGTCGAAGGGATTTAGCCcaa gcCTTAATAAATCGTGGAGTAAATTTGGAACCAATTGGAAAATGGACGAAGGTCGGATTGACAATATTTGATTCAACAGTTCCAGTAG GAGCTACACCAGAATATCTTGCTGGCCATTACATATTACAGTCTGCGTCGTCTTTTTTACCCGTTATGGCATTGGCGCCtcaagaaaatgaaaagataCTAGACATGGCATCTGCGCCTGGTGGAAAGTCCACATATATTGCAGcattaatgaaaaatactGGTATAATATTTGCTAACGATTCAAACAAGGAGAGAACTAAAGGTCTTGTATCCAATATACATCGATTAGGTATTAAAAATACCGTAGTTTGCAACTATGATGGACGCGAGTTTCCTACTGTACTTGGAGGATTTGACAGGGTTCTTTTGGATGCTCCTTGCAGTGGAACTGGCGTTATATCAAAAGATCCatctgtcaaaataaataag accgagaaagattttattttattacctcATTTGCAAAAAGAACTTCTTTTATCGGCTATTGACTCTGTAGATGCCAAATCGTCTAAAGGGGGATATATCGTATATTCAACTTGTTCAGTAACcgttgaagaaaatgaagctGTTGTAAACTATGCTTTAAAGAAACGACCAAATGTAAAATTAGTGCTAACCGGATTGGATTTTGGAAGAGAAGGATTTACAAA TTATAGAGGCAAGGTTTTCCATCCTTCACTGAAATTAACAAGAAGATTCTATCCTCACGTTCATAATATGGATggattttttgtttcaaagtttaaaaaattttcaaacaaGTATGAACTGAAAAGAAAGAATGATGATGAAGATCATAAAG tttcaaAAACTAAAATCGATAAGTAA
- a CDS encoding rRNA (cytosine-C5-)-methyltransferase nop2 variant 2, with the protein MKGRSAYVEQLIKDMAVYYGYSEYLLEKLFNLFSVSEALEFFEANEVPRPVTIRTNTLRTRRRDLAQALINRGVNLEPIGKWTKVGLTIFDSTVPVGATPEYLAGHYILQSASSFLPVMALAPQENEKILDMASAPGGKSTYIAALMKNTGIIFANDSNKERTKGLVSNIHRLGIKNTVVCNYDGREFPTVLGGFDRVLLDAPCSGTGVISKDPSVKINKTEKDFILLPHLQKELLLSAIDSVDAKSSKGGYIVYSTCSVTVEENEAVVNYALKKRPNVKLVLTGLDFGREGFTNYRGKVFHPSLKLTRRFYPHVHNMDGFFVSKFKKFSNKYELKRKNDDEDHKVSKTKIDK; encoded by the exons ATGAAAG GAAGATCTGCTTATGTCGAACAACTTATTAAAGATATGGCAGTATACTATGGATATTCGGAGTATTTGTtagaaaaactttttaatttattttctgtaTCTGAg GCTTTGGAATTTTTTGAAGCAAATGAAGTTCCAAGACCAGTCACAATACGAACAAATACATTGCGAACACGTCGAAGGGATTTAGCCcaa gcCTTAATAAATCGTGGAGTAAATTTGGAACCAATTGGAAAATGGACGAAGGTCGGATTGACAATATTTGATTCAACAGTTCCAGTAG GAGCTACACCAGAATATCTTGCTGGCCATTACATATTACAGTCTGCGTCGTCTTTTTTACCCGTTATGGCATTGGCGCCtcaagaaaatgaaaagataCTAGACATGGCATCTGCGCCTGGTGGAAAGTCCACATATATTGCAGcattaatgaaaaatactGGTATAATATTTGCTAACGATTCAAACAAGGAGAGAACTAAAGGTCTTGTATCCAATATACATCGATTAGGTATTAAAAATACCGTAGTTTGCAACTATGATGGACGCGAGTTTCCTACTGTACTTGGAGGATTTGACAGGGTTCTTTTGGATGCTCCTTGCAGTGGAACTGGCGTTATATCAAAAGATCCatctgtcaaaataaataag accgagaaagattttattttattacctcATTTGCAAAAAGAACTTCTTTTATCGGCTATTGACTCTGTAGATGCCAAATCGTCTAAAGGGGGATATATCGTATATTCAACTTGTTCAGTAACcgttgaagaaaatgaagctGTTGTAAACTATGCTTTAAAGAAACGACCAAATGTAAAATTAGTGCTAACCGGATTGGATTTTGGAAGAGAAGGATTTACAAA TTATAGAGGCAAGGTTTTCCATCCTTCACTGAAATTAACAAGAAGATTCTATCCTCACGTTCATAATATGGATggattttttgtttcaaagtttaaaaaattttcaaacaaGTATGAACTGAAAAGAAAGAATGATGATGAAGATCATAAAG tttcaaAAACTAAAATCGATAAGTAA